Proteins encoded by one window of Mycolicibacterium cosmeticum:
- a CDS encoding GlxA family transcriptional regulator gives MIKSVSAMVLDGLAIFEFGVICEVFGIDRSADGVPNFDFKICGPVAGQPVRTSVGAQVTPDHDFSALVGADLVAVPAVSTQYGPYPEVALEALRAAAAAGSIILTVCSGAFVVGAAGLLDGRPCTTHWMHADELAMMYPTARVDRNVLFVDDGNLITSAGTAAGIDACLHLVRRELGSEVTNKIARRMVVPPQRDGGQRQYIDQPIPIRCSEGFAPQLDWILANLKEPHTVATLAARASMSARTFARRFVEETGTTPMQWVTDQRVLYARRLLEETDLDIDRVADRSGFGTATLLRHHFRRVIGVTPSDYRRRFARAS, from the coding sequence ATGATTAAAAGCGTATCGGCGATGGTGCTGGACGGTCTAGCGATTTTCGAGTTCGGCGTCATCTGCGAGGTCTTCGGGATCGACCGCTCCGCCGACGGTGTGCCCAATTTCGACTTCAAGATCTGCGGGCCGGTGGCCGGTCAGCCGGTGCGCACGTCGGTGGGCGCGCAGGTCACGCCGGACCATGACTTCTCCGCGCTGGTCGGCGCCGACCTGGTGGCCGTCCCCGCGGTCAGCACCCAGTACGGCCCCTACCCGGAGGTGGCGCTGGAGGCGCTGCGCGCCGCAGCGGCGGCCGGGTCGATCATCCTGACCGTCTGTTCCGGCGCGTTCGTCGTCGGGGCAGCCGGGTTGTTGGACGGGCGGCCGTGCACCACCCACTGGATGCATGCCGATGAACTCGCCATGATGTATCCCACCGCGCGGGTGGACCGCAACGTGCTCTTCGTCGACGACGGCAACCTGATCACCAGCGCGGGGACCGCCGCCGGGATCGACGCCTGCCTGCATCTGGTCCGGCGCGAACTCGGCAGCGAGGTGACCAACAAGATCGCCCGCCGGATGGTGGTACCACCGCAGCGCGACGGGGGTCAGCGTCAGTACATCGACCAACCCATCCCGATCCGATGTTCGGAAGGTTTTGCTCCGCAACTGGATTGGATTCTGGCCAATCTGAAGGAACCGCACACGGTGGCCACCCTGGCCGCCCGCGCCAGCATGTCAGCGCGCACCTTTGCCCGGCGCTTCGTCGAGGAGACCGGGACCACGCCCATGCAATGGGTCACCGACCAGCGGGTGCTCTACGCGCGGCGCCTGCTCGAGGAAACCGATCTGGACATCGACCGGGTCGCCGACCGGTCGGGCTTCGGCACCGCCACCTTGTTGCGCCACCACTTCCGCCGGGTCATCGGCGTGACCCCGTCGGACTACCGGCGCCGGTTCGCGCGGGCGTCCTGA
- a CDS encoding serine hydrolase translates to MRGPAPSPDGAGAVRRITALIGTLALATAALGGCAPSSTPPANAGGAVISTNTPPGVRAKQLMDMLNSDWPIGPVGVKTLAAPAQVDDIGTTMDMMWWDRPYTLAGVDIGAGAATLHVVTSYGARQDIELRTDDTTTLVDRMTVTNQPLALHSWADVDAVLAKTGARYAYQLSRVDNGRCVKVAGTNTTESLPLASIFKLYVLYAVADAVKAGTVRWDDQLTITTEGKKLGSSGFDKLPPGAHISVRQAADKMIATSDNMATDLLIERLGPGAVERALAEAGHHDPASMTPFPTMHEMFSIGWGEPDLRTQWQHADAAGRIELLKQTSARPYEPDPLRTHSPASAYGAEWYGSAEDICRVHAALQTTAVGPAAPVRDIVSAIPGIDLDRDEWPYIAAKAGNLPGELTFSWYAVDRAGQAWVLSLQTNWPRFYSVRTAGWLMTVIKQMWALAHRS, encoded by the coding sequence TTGCGGGGACCGGCACCCAGTCCTGACGGTGCCGGGGCGGTTCGCCGGATCACGGCACTGATCGGCACCCTCGCCCTGGCCACCGCGGCGCTGGGTGGCTGCGCGCCCAGCAGTACGCCGCCCGCCAATGCGGGCGGCGCTGTCATCAGCACCAACACCCCGCCGGGTGTGCGGGCCAAACAGCTGATGGACATGCTCAACTCGGACTGGCCGATCGGTCCGGTCGGAGTCAAGACCCTCGCCGCGCCTGCCCAGGTCGACGACATCGGCACCACGATGGACATGATGTGGTGGGATCGGCCCTACACCCTGGCCGGCGTGGACATCGGCGCCGGGGCGGCCACCCTGCACGTGGTGACGTCCTACGGTGCACGCCAGGACATCGAGCTGCGCACCGACGACACCACCACCTTGGTCGACCGCATGACGGTGACGAATCAGCCTCTGGCACTGCATAGTTGGGCCGACGTCGATGCGGTGCTGGCGAAGACCGGCGCCCGGTACGCCTACCAGTTGTCGAGAGTCGACAACGGCAGATGCGTGAAGGTGGCCGGCACCAACACCACCGAATCCCTGCCGCTGGCTTCGATTTTCAAGCTGTACGTGCTCTACGCGGTGGCCGATGCCGTCAAGGCGGGCACCGTGCGATGGGACGACCAGCTGACCATCACCACCGAAGGCAAGAAGCTGGGGTCCTCGGGATTCGACAAGCTGCCCCCAGGCGCCCATATCTCGGTGCGGCAGGCGGCCGACAAGATGATCGCCACCAGCGACAACATGGCCACCGATCTGCTGATCGAGCGACTCGGGCCCGGCGCGGTGGAACGTGCGCTGGCCGAGGCCGGACATCACGACCCGGCCAGCATGACACCGTTCCCGACGATGCACGAGATGTTCTCGATCGGCTGGGGTGAACCGGACCTGCGCACGCAATGGCAGCATGCCGACGCCGCCGGCCGGATCGAACTGCTCAAGCAGACCAGCGCCCGTCCGTACGAACCGGATCCGCTGCGCACCCACTCCCCCGCGTCGGCCTACGGCGCCGAGTGGTACGGCAGCGCCGAGGACATCTGCCGGGTGCACGCGGCGCTGCAGACGACCGCCGTGGGGCCGGCCGCGCCGGTACGCGACATCGTGTCGGCCATCCCCGGGATCGACCTGGACCGCGACGAATGGCCCTATATCGCCGCCAAAGCCGGAAACCTGCCAGGAGAGCTCACCTTCAGCTGGTACGCGGTGGACCGCGCCGGCCAAGCCTGGGTGCTGAGCCTGCAGACCAACTGGCCGCGCTTCTACAGTGTCCGGACCGCCGGTTGGCTGATGACGGTGATCAAGCAGATGTGGGCGCTGGCGCACCGCAGTTAG
- the lsr2 gene encoding histone-like nucleoid-structuring protein Lsr2, producing MAKKVTVTLVDDFDGEAAADETVEFALDGVSYEIDLSSKNAAKLRNDLKQWVEAGRRVGGRRRGRSAGSGRGRAAIDREQSAAIREWARRNGHNVSTRGRIPAEVIDAFHAAT from the coding sequence ATGGCGAAGAAAGTAACCGTCACGTTGGTCGACGATTTCGACGGCGAAGCGGCTGCGGATGAGACCGTTGAATTCGCTCTCGACGGCGTGAGCTACGAGATCGACCTTTCTTCGAAGAACGCCGCCAAGCTTCGTAACGACCTCAAGCAGTGGGTGGAGGCCGGCCGGCGCGTCGGCGGCCGGCGTCGCGGCCGTTCGGCCGGGTCGGGCCGCGGTCGCGCCGCGATCGACCGCGAACAGAGCGCCGCCATCCGGGAGTGGGCACGCCGCAACGGCCACAATGTGTCGACCCGCGGCCGCATCCCCGCCGAAGTCATCGACGCCTTCCACGCGGCAACCTAA
- a CDS encoding histidine phosphatase family protein, protein MSEIVRLTLVSHAMTDAMAAGRFPTDEPLNALGQRQATDTTIDVGPADIALSGPEQRALRTAELLGLRPRTEPALADLDHGRWRGTVLDGVDPAELAVWLTDPARAPHGGETIVELIGRVRSWLGTLPDRPARVVAVTHPAVIRAAVLTALDAPPKSFWRIDIGPVSRTVMHFRGQAWTVRRL, encoded by the coding sequence GTGAGTGAGATCGTCCGGCTGACCCTGGTGTCGCATGCCATGACCGACGCCATGGCAGCCGGGCGATTCCCCACCGACGAACCGCTCAACGCCCTGGGGCAGCGTCAGGCGACCGATACCACGATCGATGTCGGTCCGGCCGATATCGCACTGAGCGGCCCGGAACAACGCGCGCTGCGGACCGCCGAACTGCTCGGTCTACGGCCCCGAACCGAGCCGGCGCTGGCCGACCTGGATCACGGTCGGTGGCGGGGCACGGTCCTCGACGGTGTCGATCCCGCGGAACTTGCGGTCTGGCTCACCGATCCGGCCAGGGCGCCGCACGGCGGCGAGACGATCGTGGAACTGATCGGCCGGGTTCGCAGCTGGCTGGGCACCCTCCCCGATCGGCCGGCCAGAGTGGTCGCCGTGACGCACCCGGCGGTGATCCGCGCGGCCGTGCTGACCGCCTTGGATGCGCCGCCGAAGTCGTTCTGGCGCATCGATATCGGGCCGGTGAGCCGCACCGTGATGCACTTCCGCGGGCAGGCCTGGACGGTGCGCCGGCTCTAA
- a CDS encoding CbtA family protein — protein MEKHIIGRGLLAGALAGVLAFVFAKIFIEPVIGRAIDFEDGAGAAHEAMAGHAHGGHEHGAELFTRGVQSNIGMGFGVLAFSVAMGALLAVVFCVLYGRLNLSARATSALIAGGMLVALWVVPALKYPPSPPATSLDETIKQRTLLYLLVVVLSAALFVGSVVLGRRLAPRFGAWNASLFGAAGYLVSMTVVFLVLPAIHEVPGPITDANGTIVFPGFAAEDLYQFRLYSLGTQVVMWVTIGLVFGTLASRLLEGERAQRTVAV, from the coding sequence ATGGAAAAACACATCATCGGGCGCGGCCTGCTGGCCGGCGCCCTGGCCGGTGTGCTCGCCTTCGTCTTCGCGAAGATCTTCATCGAGCCGGTGATCGGCCGCGCCATCGACTTCGAGGACGGTGCCGGCGCCGCCCATGAGGCCATGGCGGGGCATGCGCACGGCGGCCACGAGCACGGTGCCGAACTGTTCACCCGCGGGGTGCAGTCGAATATCGGTATGGGCTTCGGCGTGTTGGCGTTCAGCGTCGCGATGGGCGCCCTGTTGGCCGTCGTGTTCTGTGTGCTCTATGGCCGGCTGAACCTGTCGGCTCGGGCCACCTCGGCCCTGATTGCGGGCGGCATGCTGGTGGCCCTGTGGGTGGTGCCGGCGCTGAAGTATCCGCCGAGCCCGCCGGCGACCAGCCTGGACGAGACGATCAAACAGCGCACCCTGCTGTACCTGTTGGTGGTGGTGCTCTCGGCGGCGCTGTTCGTCGGCTCGGTGGTGCTGGGCCGACGGCTGGCGCCCCGCTTCGGGGCCTGGAATGCCAGCTTGTTCGGCGCCGCCGGCTACCTCGTCTCGATGACGGTGGTGTTCCTCGTCCTGCCCGCCATCCACGAGGTGCCCGGACCGATCACCGATGCCAACGGCACGATCGTGTTCCCCGGTTTCGCCGCGGAAGACCTGTACCAGTTCCGGCTGTACTCGTTGGGGACGCAGGTGGTCATGTGGGTCACCATCGGGCTGGTGTTCGGGACGTTGGCCTCGCGGTTGCTGGAAGGCGAGCGCGCGCAGCGCACCGTCGCGGTGTGA
- the clpC1 gene encoding ATP-dependent protease ATP-binding subunit ClpC, protein MFERFTDRARRVVVLAQEEARMLNHNYIGTEHILLGLIHEGEGVAAKSLESLGISLEGVRSQVEEIIGQGQQAPSGHIPFTPRAKKVLELSLREALQLGHNYIGTEHILLGLIREGEGVAAQVLVKLGAELTRVRQQVIQLLSGYQGKEAAEAGTGGRGGESGNPSTSLVLDQFGRNLTAAAMEGKLDPVIGREKEIERVMQVLSRRTKNNPVLIGEPGVGKTAVVEGLAQAIVHGEVPETLKDKQLYTLDLGSLVAGSRYRGDFEERLKKVLKEINTRGDIILFIDELHTLVGAGAAEGAIDAASILKPKLARGELQTIGATTLDEYRKYIEKDAALERRFQPVQVGEPTVEHTIEILKGLRDRYEAHHRVSITDGALVAAATLADRYINDRFLPDKAIDLIDEAGARMRIRRMTAPPDLREFDEKIADARREKESAIDAQDFEKAARLRDSEKQLVAQRAEREKQWRSGDLDVVAEVDDEQIAEVLGNWTGIPVFKLTEAETTRLLRMEDELHKRIIGQVDAVKAVSKAIRRTRAGLKDPKRPSGSFIFAGPSGVGKTELSKALAEFLFGDDDALIQIDMGEFHDRFTASRLFGAPPGYVGYEEGGQLTEKVRRKPFSVVLFDEIEKAHQEIYNTLLQVLEDGRLTDGQGRTVDFKNTVLIFTSNLGTSDISKAVGLGFSSGGGENNYERMKLKVNDELKKHFRPEFLNRIDDIIVFHQLTQDEIIQMVDLMVGRVSKQLAAKDMTMELTDNAKALLAKRGFDPVLGARPLRRTIQREIEDALSEKILFDEVGPGQLVTVDVEGWDGEGQGENAKFTFSGKPRASADADLAATAAAE, encoded by the coding sequence ATGTTTGAGAGATTTACCGACCGTGCCCGCAGGGTCGTCGTCCTGGCGCAGGAAGAAGCCCGGATGCTCAACCACAACTACATCGGCACCGAGCACATCCTCCTGGGCCTCATCCACGAGGGTGAAGGCGTCGCGGCCAAGTCGCTGGAGTCGCTGGGCATTTCCCTGGAAGGGGTGCGCAGCCAGGTCGAGGAGATCATCGGACAGGGCCAGCAGGCACCGTCCGGGCACATCCCGTTCACCCCGCGCGCCAAGAAGGTGCTGGAGCTGTCCCTGCGTGAGGCGCTGCAGCTGGGCCACAACTACATCGGCACCGAGCACATCCTGCTCGGCCTGATCCGCGAGGGCGAGGGTGTCGCCGCGCAGGTGCTGGTGAAGCTCGGCGCCGAACTGACCCGGGTGCGTCAGCAGGTCATCCAGCTGCTGAGCGGCTACCAGGGCAAGGAAGCCGCCGAGGCGGGCACCGGAGGCCGGGGTGGCGAGTCGGGCAACCCGTCCACCTCGCTGGTGCTCGACCAGTTCGGCCGCAACCTGACCGCCGCCGCGATGGAGGGCAAGCTCGATCCGGTCATCGGCCGCGAGAAGGAAATCGAGCGGGTCATGCAGGTGCTGAGCCGCCGCACCAAGAACAACCCGGTGCTGATCGGTGAGCCCGGTGTCGGCAAGACTGCCGTCGTGGAGGGCCTGGCACAGGCCATCGTGCACGGCGAGGTCCCCGAGACGCTCAAGGACAAGCAGCTCTACACGCTTGACCTCGGTTCGCTGGTCGCCGGCAGCCGCTACCGCGGCGATTTCGAGGAGCGCCTGAAGAAGGTGCTCAAGGAGATCAACACCCGCGGCGACATCATCCTGTTCATCGACGAGCTGCACACCCTCGTGGGTGCCGGTGCGGCCGAGGGCGCGATCGACGCGGCCAGCATCCTGAAGCCGAAGCTGGCCCGCGGTGAGCTGCAGACCATCGGTGCCACCACCCTCGACGAGTACCGCAAGTACATCGAGAAGGACGCCGCCCTGGAGCGCCGCTTCCAGCCCGTCCAGGTGGGTGAGCCGACAGTCGAGCACACCATCGAGATCCTCAAGGGTCTGCGCGACCGGTACGAGGCGCACCACCGCGTCTCCATCACCGACGGTGCCCTGGTGGCCGCGGCGACGCTGGCCGACCGCTACATCAACGACCGGTTCCTGCCGGACAAGGCGATCGACCTGATCGACGAGGCGGGCGCGCGCATGCGCATCCGCCGGATGACCGCGCCGCCGGACCTGCGCGAGTTCGACGAGAAGATCGCCGACGCGCGCCGGGAGAAGGAATCCGCGATCGACGCGCAGGACTTCGAGAAGGCAGCCCGGCTGCGCGACTCGGAGAAGCAGCTCGTCGCCCAGCGGGCCGAGCGTGAGAAGCAGTGGCGCTCGGGTGATCTCGACGTGGTCGCCGAGGTCGACGACGAGCAGATCGCCGAGGTCCTGGGCAACTGGACCGGCATCCCGGTGTTCAAGCTGACCGAGGCCGAGACCACGCGCCTGCTGCGCATGGAAGACGAGCTGCACAAGCGGATCATCGGCCAGGTCGACGCGGTCAAGGCAGTCTCCAAGGCGATCCGCCGGACCCGCGCCGGTCTCAAGGACCCGAAGCGCCCGTCGGGCTCGTTCATCTTCGCCGGCCCGTCCGGTGTCGGTAAGACCGAGCTGTCCAAGGCGCTGGCGGAGTTCCTGTTCGGCGACGACGACGCGCTCATCCAGATCGACATGGGCGAGTTCCACGACCGCTTCACCGCGTCGCGGCTGTTCGGTGCCCCTCCGGGCTACGTCGGCTACGAAGAGGGCGGGCAGCTCACCGAGAAGGTGCGTCGCAAGCCGTTCAGCGTGGTGCTGTTCGACGAAATCGAGAAGGCGCACCAGGAGATCTACAACACCCTGCTGCAGGTGCTCGAAGACGGTCGACTCACCGACGGCCAGGGCCGCACGGTCGACTTCAAGAACACCGTGCTGATCTTCACGTCGAACCTGGGTACCTCCGACATCTCCAAGGCGGTGGGGCTGGGCTTCTCCTCGGGAGGCGGCGAGAACAACTACGAGCGGATGAAGCTCAAGGTCAACGACGAGCTGAAGAAGCACTTCCGGCCGGAGTTCCTCAACCGCATCGACGACATCATCGTGTTCCACCAGCTGACGCAGGACGAGATCATCCAGATGGTCGACCTCATGGTCGGCCGGGTGTCCAAGCAGCTGGCGGCCAAGGACATGACGATGGAGCTGACCGACAACGCCAAGGCCCTGCTGGCCAAGCGCGGATTCGACCCGGTGCTGGGTGCCCGGCCGCTGCGCCGCACCATCCAGCGCGAGATCGAGGACGCCTTGAGCGAGAAGATCCTCTTCGACGAGGTGGGTCCGGGTCAGCTGGTCACCGTCGACGTCGAGGGCTGGGACGGCGAAGGCCAGGGCGAGAACGCCAAGTTCACGTTCTCGGGCAAGCCGAGGGCCTCTGCCGACGCCGACCTGGCTGCCACGGCAGCCGCCGAGTAA
- the lysS gene encoding lysine--tRNA ligase, with amino-acid sequence MSSSDASAQPAANSADSDDIPEQYRIRQAKRERLLAEGRDPYPVQVARTHSLAELRSAYPDLEVDTQTGDIVGVAARVVFARNSGKLCFATLQDGDGTQLQAMISLAEVGQDSLDAWKADVDLGDIVFVHGQVISSRRGELSVLADSWQIVSKALRPLPVAHKEMSEESRVRQRYVDLIVRPEARTIARQRIAVVRAVRSALERRGFLEVETPMLQTLPGGAAARPFVTHSNALDADLYLRIAPELFLKRCLVGGFEKVFELNRNFRNEGADSTHSPEFAMLETYQAYGTYDDSARVTREIVQEVADEAIGTRQVPLPDGSTYDLDGEWPSLQMYPSLSEALGEEITPETGVETLRAIADRLGLEIPTDRGYGHGKLVEELWEHTVGDHLWAPTFVRDFPVETTPLTRAHRSIPGVTEKWDLYVRKFELATGYSELIDPVIQRARFEDQARAAAAGDDEAMRLDEDFLAALEYAMPPTTGTGMGIDRLLMALTGLSIRETVLFPIVRRHGN; translated from the coding sequence GTGAGTTCTTCTGATGCGTCCGCCCAGCCCGCCGCGAACTCGGCCGACTCCGACGACATTCCGGAGCAGTACCGCATTCGCCAGGCCAAGCGGGAGCGCCTGCTCGCCGAGGGGCGTGATCCGTACCCGGTGCAGGTGGCCCGCACCCACTCGCTGGCCGAGCTGCGCTCGGCCTACCCGGACCTGGAGGTCGACACCCAGACCGGCGATATCGTCGGGGTGGCCGCGCGGGTCGTCTTCGCGCGAAACTCGGGCAAGCTGTGCTTCGCCACGCTGCAGGACGGTGACGGCACCCAGCTGCAGGCGATGATCAGCCTGGCCGAGGTGGGGCAGGATTCGCTGGACGCCTGGAAGGCCGACGTCGATCTCGGCGACATCGTCTTCGTGCACGGCCAGGTGATCAGCTCACGGCGCGGTGAATTGTCTGTGCTTGCCGATTCCTGGCAAATCGTTTCCAAGGCGCTGCGACCGCTGCCGGTGGCTCACAAGGAGATGAGCGAGGAGAGCCGGGTCCGGCAGCGCTACGTCGACCTGATCGTCCGTCCGGAGGCGCGCACCATCGCGCGGCAGCGCATTGCGGTGGTGCGTGCGGTCCGGTCCGCGTTGGAGCGCCGGGGTTTCCTCGAGGTCGAGACGCCCATGTTGCAGACGCTGCCCGGCGGCGCGGCGGCCCGGCCTTTCGTCACCCACTCGAATGCCCTCGATGCCGATCTGTACCTGCGTATCGCCCCGGAGTTGTTCCTCAAGCGTTGTCTGGTCGGCGGTTTCGAGAAGGTCTTCGAGCTGAATCGCAACTTTCGGAACGAGGGCGCGGATTCCACGCATTCGCCCGAATTCGCGATGTTGGAGACATATCAGGCTTATGGCACCTACGACGATTCGGCCCGGGTCACCCGCGAAATTGTTCAGGAGGTAGCCGACGAGGCGATCGGCACCAGGCAGGTACCGCTGCCGGACGGCAGTACGTACGACCTGGACGGTGAATGGCCGTCACTGCAAATGTATCCATCGCTGTCGGAGGCGCTGGGGGAGGAGATCACACCGGAAACCGGTGTCGAGACCTTGCGCGCAATTGCCGATCGGCTCGGGCTGGAGATACCGACCGATCGCGGCTACGGGCACGGGAAACTGGTCGAGGAACTGTGGGAGCACACTGTGGGCGACCACCTGTGGGCCCCCACGTTCGTGCGGGATTTCCCGGTCGAGACGACCCCCCTGACCCGTGCTCACCGCAGCATTCCCGGCGTCACGGAGAAATGGGACCTGTATGTCCGTAAATTCGAATTGGCCACGGGTTATTCCGAACTCATCGACCCGGTGATCCAGCGCGCACGGTTCGAGGACCAGGCCCGTGCGGCGGCCGCCGGCGATGACGAGGCAATGCGTCTGGACGAGGATTTTCTCGCTGCGCTGGAGTATGCGATGCCGCCCACAACGGGCACCGGAATGGGTATTGACCGGCTGTTGATGGCATTGACGGGGCTGTCGATTCGGGAGACTGTTTTGTTCCCCATTGTGCGGCGGCACGGTAACTGA
- a CDS encoding CbtB domain-containing protein has translation MTSAEAPKTRVPAIDLSAARAVVWLTATAFLALLVLYFVGMDQGATSVFGNNTYVHEFVHDARHLLGFPCH, from the coding sequence ATGACTTCTGCAGAGGCACCCAAGACGCGGGTTCCCGCGATCGACCTCTCGGCGGCCCGCGCCGTGGTGTGGCTGACGGCGACGGCCTTCCTGGCACTGCTGGTGCTGTACTTCGTCGGGATGGACCAGGGCGCGACCTCGGTGTTCGGCAACAACACCTACGTGCACGAGTTCGTGCACGACGCGCGCCATCTGCTCGGCTTCCCCTGCCACTGA
- a CDS encoding alpha/beta fold hydrolase, which yields MRTELLTARGGTGAPLVLVHGLMGRGSTWSRQLPWLTRLGAVYTYDAPWHRGRDVADPYPISTERFVADLAAAVAELGRPATLVGHSMGALHSWCLAAARPDLVNAVVVEDMAPDFKGRTTGAWEPWLHALPVEFASAQQVFDEFGPVAGQYFLDAFDRTETGWRLHGHPARWIEIAGQWGLRDYWEQWQAVRVPTLLIEAGGTVAPPGQMERMAETGYRTTYVRVPGAGHLIHDDAPVEYRAAVEAFLATFAQHA from the coding sequence ATGCGGACCGAACTTCTGACGGCACGCGGTGGCACCGGCGCCCCGCTGGTTCTGGTGCACGGCCTGATGGGACGCGGCAGCACATGGTCCCGGCAGCTGCCGTGGCTGACCCGGTTGGGCGCGGTGTACACCTACGACGCGCCGTGGCACCGGGGCCGCGACGTGGCCGACCCGTACCCGATCAGCACCGAGCGGTTCGTCGCGGACCTGGCAGCGGCGGTGGCCGAGCTGGGCCGGCCGGCCACCCTGGTGGGCCATTCGATGGGCGCGCTGCACTCCTGGTGTCTGGCCGCGGCCCGCCCGGATTTGGTGAACGCGGTGGTGGTCGAGGACATGGCGCCGGACTTCAAGGGCCGCACCACCGGGGCCTGGGAGCCCTGGCTGCATGCGCTTCCGGTCGAATTCGCCTCGGCGCAGCAGGTTTTCGACGAGTTCGGGCCGGTGGCGGGGCAGTACTTCCTGGATGCCTTCGACCGGACCGAGACCGGATGGCGCCTGCACGGGCACCCCGCGCGGTGGATCGAGATCGCGGGGCAGTGGGGTCTGCGGGACTACTGGGAGCAGTGGCAGGCGGTCCGGGTCCCGACGCTGCTGATCGAGGCCGGTGGCACGGTGGCCCCGCCGGGCCAGATGGAACGGATGGCCGAAACCGGTTACCGCACAACGTATGTGCGGGTCCCCGGCGCCGGCCACCTGATCCACGACGACGCTCCGGTGGAATACCGCGCCGCCGTGGAAGCCTTCCTAGCGACGTTCGCCCAGCACGCCTGA
- a CDS encoding alpha/beta hydrolase, with product MTQLIRRFRVCAFALLVVLPFVAAPTAAADAPHITDIQHVNDRWDKVSVYSPAMNKVIVNDVFKARSSGAPTFYLLPGIDGGDNLDPGGNFAPGSKSWFGMTDIQGFFANKNVNVVSPLGGQFSWWTNWVNDADKQYQTYMTSELPPLINKQYNTNGRNAVGGLSSTGGTAVDYAVQAPGLFRAVASYSGMLNPSADPGQVGITLMGGGLSADNMWGPGGGPLWIQHDPTRNAAALKGTAVYVAASGSGNVGSVDRLPEGFGPNFTGGLIERIVADSTRAFADAAKAAGVPVTYVVRPDGSHTWGLFESEMQESWNTTVGPALGVR from the coding sequence GTGACCCAACTCATACGCCGTTTCCGCGTGTGCGCCTTCGCACTTCTGGTCGTCCTGCCTTTCGTCGCCGCACCCACCGCGGCAGCCGATGCTCCGCACATCACCGATATCCAGCATGTCAACGACCGCTGGGACAAGGTCTCGGTGTACTCACCCGCGATGAACAAGGTGATCGTCAACGACGTGTTCAAGGCGCGGTCCTCGGGTGCCCCGACCTTCTACCTACTGCCCGGCATCGACGGCGGCGACAACCTCGACCCCGGTGGCAACTTCGCGCCCGGGTCCAAGTCATGGTTCGGCATGACCGATATCCAGGGCTTCTTCGCCAACAAGAATGTGAACGTGGTGTCCCCGCTGGGTGGTCAGTTCAGCTGGTGGACCAACTGGGTCAACGACGCCGACAAGCAGTACCAGACCTACATGACCTCCGAACTGCCGCCGCTGATCAACAAGCAGTACAACACCAACGGCCGCAACGCCGTCGGCGGCCTGTCCAGCACCGGCGGCACCGCGGTGGACTACGCCGTGCAGGCCCCGGGCCTGTTCCGTGCGGTCGCCTCCTACAGCGGCATGCTCAACCCGTCCGCCGATCCGGGCCAGGTCGGCATCACCCTGATGGGCGGCGGCCTGAGTGCGGACAACATGTGGGGCCCCGGCGGCGGGCCGCTGTGGATCCAGCACGATCCGACGCGCAACGCGGCCGCACTGAAGGGCACCGCCGTCTATGTCGCCGCATCGGGCTCCGGCAATGTCGGCAGCGTGGACCGGCTGCCCGAGGGATTCGGGCCGAACTTCACCGGCGGTCTGATCGAACGCATCGTCGCCGACAGCACCCGGGCCTTCGCCGATGCCGCGAAGGCGGCGGGCGTGCCGGTCACCTACGTGGTCCGGCCCGACGGATCGCACACCTGGGGGCTGTTCGAGTCCGAGATGCAGGAGTCCTGGAACACCACCGTCGGCCCGGCCCTCGGGGTCCGCTGA
- the mhuD gene encoding mycobilin-forming heme oxygenase MhuD, protein MPVVKINAIEVPPDAGPELEKRFAHRAHAVDNQPGFLGFQLLRPVKGENRYFVVTQWESEEAFQAWASGPAVEAHAGQQKNPVATGASLLEFEVVLDVAGTGTQS, encoded by the coding sequence ATGCCCGTCGTGAAGATCAATGCCATCGAGGTCCCGCCCGACGCAGGCCCGGAACTGGAGAAGCGGTTCGCGCACCGCGCACACGCCGTGGACAACCAGCCCGGCTTTCTCGGCTTCCAGCTGCTGCGCCCGGTGAAGGGCGAGAATCGCTACTTCGTGGTGACCCAGTGGGAGTCCGAGGAGGCGTTCCAGGCCTGGGCCAGCGGGCCGGCCGTCGAAGCGCACGCCGGCCAGCAGAAGAACCCGGTCGCCACCGGAGCGTCGCTGCTGGAATTCGAGGTTGTGTTGGACGTTGCGGGGACCGGCACCCAGTCCTGA